From Pyrenophora tritici-repentis strain M4 chromosome 1, whole genome shotgun sequence, the proteins below share one genomic window:
- a CDS encoding Dcm, Site-specific DNA methylase, with the protein MASANTRKRKRLTESAPTSLQGYTTTIASRQTRLSAARSAQIAPALSLSSSARLHTDTTLIASRQASSSAARASVALSSTRSLHGGTATIASRHTRSSEARSAQISQDLSRTNAPPTIITAGAASITSITTQAPHQMTEDTGMVIPEDCCYHCLNRGGNAAYECHKEEGKEQCERCIRDKKKNCRMPTAEESVAIAARCPQCTRRGFKKCNGGHPCDTCIRNKTGSLCHKPSEKKVRLDGPAASKKSMAPPKSVDTSSQRKNENSRPSRSTHADTNKRSIVSSSITSPDATSSSMLDETTCNDKIAVAQTKIIARELIGYVQGEQSAPAERNVGRKLYSVFNKRVYSPLSSSLSSPLSAPLASGDETIDITNFNDIQLSDEDTATEKDTKPQATNRIGTRTRRSRRIVSYVEQTFDDDESDISMFSPTDDESDMNIEPISSEDDMDIDPTSCEDDTSGISDSESSVIMPLKNDLTAKRNRKQTGKGIDLSLPPLSNIEDCMSDMTKKSLQLGLLGALDHLKGRTIKVATMCSGTESPLLALDEICKALKVAGHSPPLIQQEFSAEIEVFKQAFIERNFHPKILFRDVRDFIDESSTKATTAYGAEVEIPIGIDILVAGFVCKDLSRLNNQGKSLEDGGETGDTWLAVHTYARRFRPSIVLLENVKSQKGVWDDVVRRWDNIGYEAAWIICDTKQYYLPQTRERMYMVAIERNHFGKGVTQAVKQWQGLMEKLKRGCSSPYEAFLPDSLRESSDYSSPSSETAWALAKLRYDHFRSEKRLGILSPISRRSDNGTIMPPDFADRGFYNSQSSRVCDAIDIAHLEASQKGCDSLYKMALWDVSQNVDRFKKHSGIAPCVTPTGRDFSSNRQTALNGSQLLVLQGMPMSRLLFANETEKELQNLAGNAMSTTVIGASLVAAIISGHKAFQSTKNLADAQNSAPQTIESSLDGTSDWSSLLSHSVLEPATYEQLDLVKLNEEALLSSRFCHCEGKKFTSKTAILTCSACGHSACTLCAGNPKHVYRKAEPCNHRTQTPDEFVRRWRPRLPARLKVNSVDWPSDEQGQNPTVDAYLEVISKAQISAQSFCLDEFSREHNRWKIEYSSPKATLQLRLGRDAQWLMYVKCQPHLPASDPIRALLKNPVAHGSASETLFNVEWKLRLPCTEPYQLRMTGSIERISSWRSRLGLPDHKAETVPAKMEIHSEDQGLTTITGAYEHLLHCGTACNSLYKRLGGEGNMYLFLDPDLIGEADRDSFVFSQDNSRKTYSDARLTVAQLDSSWRPWHMDAGRERLVAANVSDRWIPTKIGMKTSPTTLDVRYLQGSSLNEHHLQGCSQLLPVLDVSVKESLPNRAVSGHSWALEKARLLPSCSSWYEVQPSTSQECPCAPNYPKLIWSVDENGVASAHEDRQAAATFERMLKMRPKIFQINDFSDSNQTRIQIGVHVMSLIHRAQGRLSGHSSVKTAWRLLTDHFQLPSQPFPRFRLGSNANDVPQADQVAAVPRYLFDEQIRAVVWMKTQELGVKMTISETEESIHSGVGWRVEARAETELCVRGGVLADQPSFGKTVTSIALIQSEFDQYTPEDLIEINKPLAANLPVRLESAATLVVCPPHIALQWKTELKKFLGEDQFQLYNVLVVQNFAQLTKLTTNNLRQSRVIVVSWSLFFEKEYVSELADFAAMPEPTLVSRRAFDAWMTRAGNEIPAQLDTYLTHNRYKDFQTLTQNRIESLLQLPEFKASIPIRIQHGSAYESYGTTEPVKEAKKAAKPKREAATKSESSTRTDVVPLLHLFRFNRVVIDEYHYLNDDEKVETSIKMTAIKAIQSHKRWILSGTPALGGFSDVNHIASFLGIRLGRYVRGDGKFTVEKTAAKLDQTDVEGFLSQTESMSRQWHEERHVRAQEFLDKFARQNEAALQNIACKERLVPVELDAAHIAVYMELSQHLVPQRLQIRKLDKSSSDRNDRLRDSLENSSTPKEALLKAALLYETAEDGRSGLDLLTHKRSEELKSTRADLLSRLVSFEQLVAKKNFRRGTQATGKAEIVKLYALFEDQIAQDDYIGDEEAKKSIRDLLVEAKKARKEPNRSFSELKGKTDKAWLQTVKHHMSQLNGLCDELIHRTRSKRFVATIQDHLQPVIPTSSHSCSSQSCNGVTDVAKLFLVSHCGHTACQSCLEARSDDETCVHPGCKARLGDGELIPMANLGSKESHDPDQIFGKKLHAIVQLISEMPPADQGIIFAPNDDLMSVIERVLDHYKIRYATIRQTRIAQVIEEFKTNKKPATMKKLLILNLGNPSAAGINLINANHVFFVSPLHADDQYKYDSAMAQAIARSRRHGQGKTVHIYHVVALRTIDVDILEHRHKRTEAMVSTQSEPNGMWPLPCKKKEKTVLVRNRTGEMMLLPSSWLEDGQNRDLIDVDVSPERFTSPIKLSGTFDEEELEENE; encoded by the coding sequence ATGGCATCGGCCAATACCCGCAAGCGCAAGCGCCTGACTGAGTCGGCACCCACAAGTTTGCAGGGCTATACGACTACAATTGCTTCACGGCAGACAAGGCTTAGTGCAGCCCGAAGTGCACAAATTGCTCCGGCTTTGTCACTCTCGTCTTCAGCACGCTTGCATACCGATACGACTTTAATTGCTTCACGGCAGGCAAGCTCGAGTGCAGCACGAGCTTCAGTGGCTTTGTCATCTACACGGAGCCTACATGGCGGCACAGCTACAATCGCTTCACGGCATACAAGGTCGAGTGAAGCGCGAAGTGCACAAATTTCGCAGGATTTGTCACGCACAAATGCTCCGCCGACTATAATCACAGCCGGTGCGGCTTCCATTACAAGTATCACGACCCAAGCACCTCACCAAATGACAGAAGACACTGGAATGGTGATACCTGAAGACTGCTGCTACCATTGCCTCAACCGTGGAGGCAACGCGGCATACGAATGTCACAAGGAAGAAGGAAAGGAGCAATGTGAGCGCTGTATCCGAGACAAAAAGAAAAACTGTCGCATGCCCACAGCCGAAGAGTCAGTAGCCATAGCAGCGCGTTGTCCACAATGTACAAGGAGAGGCTTCAAGAAGTGCAACGGTGGGCATCCCTGCGACACATGCATCCGGAACAAGACTGGAAGCCTATGCCACAAGCCGTCTGAGAAGAAGGTAAGGTTAGATGGGCCAGCTGCTTCAAAGAAGTCTATGGCGCCTCCAAAAAGCGTGGATACCTCCAGTCAACGAAAGAATGAGAATTCTCGGCCCTCAAGAAGCACGCATGCCGACACAAACAAGCGATCCATCGTGTCCAGCTCAATCACATCCCCAGACGCGACCTCTAGCAGCATGCTTGATGAGACTACATGCAACGACAAAATCGCAGTTGCACAAACTAAGATAATTGCTAGAGAGCTGATTGGGTATGTGCAAGGTGAACAGTCGGCTCCCGCAGAACGAAATGTTGGACGGAAACTCTATTCTGTTTTCAACAAAAGAGTGTATTCTCCTCtgtcttcttctctttcttctcctctATCTGCTCCTCTCGCGTCAGGCGATGAGACGATCGATATCACGAATTTCAACGACATACAGCTCTCGGACGAAGATACTGCTACAGAAAAAGACACTAAGCCTCAAGCTACAAACCGTATCGGTACCCGCACCCGCCGGAGTCGCCGTATTGTTTCTTATGTTGAGCAAACGTTCGATGATGATGAATCTGATATCTCCATGTTCTCCCCAACTGACGATGAAAGCGACATGAACATCGAACCAATATCGTCTGAAGACGACATGGACATCGACCCAACGTCTTGTGAAGACGACACCTCAGGTATCAGCGATAGCGAGTCGTCAGTAATCATGCCCCTCAAAAATGACCTGACTGCTAAGAGAAATCGCAAACAAACTGGCAAGGGAATTGATCTCAGCCTCCCGCCTCTCTCCAACATCGAAGACTGCATGTCTGACATGACAAAAAAATCCCTACAGCTTGGGCTTCTCGGAGCGCTAGACCACTTGAAAGGACGAACAATCAAGGTAGCCACTATGTGTTCGGGCACAGAATCGCCTTTGCTAGCTCTCGATGAGATATGCAAAGCTCTAAAGGTTGCGGGGCACTCCCCACCTCTCATACAGCAAGAGTTCTCAGCTGAGATTGAGGTTTTTAAACAAGCCTTTATCGAACGCAATTTTCACCCAAAGATTCTTTTTAGAGACGTCAGAGACTTCATTGACGAATCTTCCACCAAAGCGACTACAGCATATGGCGCAGAAGTGGAGATCCCCATCGGCATCGATATCCTTGTCGCTGGCTTTGTTTGTAAAGACCTTTCGAGGCTGAACAACCAAGGGAAGTCACTTGAGGATGGAGGCGAGACAGGCGACACATGGCTTGCAGTGCACACGTATGCAAGACGCTTCCGTCCAAGTATTGTACTGCTTGAGAACGTCAAGTCTCAGAAGGGCGTATGGGACGACGTCGTGCGCAGATGGGACAACATCGGCTATGAGGCAGCATGGATAATTTGTGACACCAAACAGTACTACCTACCCCAGACCAGGGAGCGTATGTACATGGTGGCCATAGAGCGCAACCACTTTGGCAAAGGTGTGACCCAAGCCGTAAAGCAATGGCAAGGTTTGATGGAAAAGCTGAAGAGAGGGTGTAGCAGCCCCTATGAAGCCTTTCTACCAGATTCGTTGAGAGAGTCAAGTGACTACAGCAGTCCCTCATCTGAAACAGCCTGGGCCTTGGCCAAGCTGAGGTACGACCACTTCCGTTCCGAGAAGAGATTGGGGATCTTGAGCCCTATTAGCCGAAGAAGCGACAACGGCACAATTATGCCACCCGATTTCGCTGACAGGGGCTTTTACAATAGTCAATCATCGAGAGTCTGTGACGCAATCGATATTGCCCATCTGGAAGCAAGCCAAAAAGGTTGTGACTCACTTTACAAGATGGCCCTCTGGGATGTCAGTCAGAATGTCGATCGGTTCAAGAAACATTCAGGCATTGCGCCCTGTGTGACGCCCACAGGCCGCGACTTCTCAAGTAACCGCCAAACTGCCCTGAATGGCAGTCAGCTCTTGGTTCTACAAGGAATGCCTATGAGTCGATTGCTGTTCGCCAACGAAACCGAGAAAGAACTTCAGAATCTTGCCGGTAACGCCATGTCAACAACCGTGATCGGGGCCTCTCTTGTTGCCGCCATTATCAGTGGACACAAAGCATTCCAGTCGACTAAAAACTTGGCAGATGCTCAAAATTCAGCTCCGCAAACAATTGAGAGCTCGCTTGACGGCACGTCTGATTGGTCTTCTCTGTTATCACATAGCGTGCTAGAGCCAGCTACATACGAGCAGCTAGATCTTGTCAAACTGAATGAAGAAGCACTGTTGAGTTCACGCTTTTGTCATTGCGAAGGGAAGAAGTTCACGAGCAAAACCGCGATTCTCACTTGCTCTGCGTGTGGACACTCAGCATGCACGTTATGTGCTGGGAACCCTAAGCATGTCTATAGAAAGGCTGAACCATGCAACCACCGAACACAAACGCCGGACGAGTTTGTTCGACGATGGCGTCCCAGATTGCCTGCACGTCTGAAAGTCAACTCCGTGGACTGGCCTTCCGATGAGCAGGGACAGAATCCCACCGTGGATGCATATCTGGAGGTCATTTCGAAAGCGCAAATTAGCGCACAATCTTTCTGCCTCGATGAGTTCTCCAGAGAACACAATCGCTGGAAGATAGAATACAGCTCACCAAAGGCCACGCTGCAGCTGAGACTTGGCCGCGATGCACAATGGCTCATGTACGTCAAATGCCAGCCGCATCTTCCTGCCAGTGACCCTATTCGAGCCTTACTCAAGAATCCTGTCGCACATGGTTCTGCCTCGGAGACACTGTTCAATGTCGAGTGGAAGTTACGCTTACCTTGCACCGAACCCTACCAATTACGCATGACAGGGTCCATTGAAAGGATCAGCTCGTGGCGTAGTCGTCTCGGCCTTCCGGATCACAAGGCGGAGACTGTACCTGCGAAGATGGAGATTCATAGCGAAGATCAAGGGCTGACGACAATCACCGGGGCATATGAACATTTGCTACATTGTGGAACAGCATGTAACAGCTTGTACAAGAGACTTGGTGGAGAAGGTAACATGTATTTGTTCCTTGATCCAGATCTCATAGGAGAGGCCGATCGTGATAGCTTTGTATTCAGTCAAGACAACAGCCGAAAAACTTATAGCGACGCCCGACTGACTGTTGCTCAGTTGGATAGTTCGTGGCGGCCCTGGCACATGGATGCCGGACGCGAGCGCCTCGTTGCCGCAAACGTTTCTGACCGCTGGATCCCTACTAAGATCGGGATGAAAACATCCCCTACCACTTTGGACGTGAGATATCTACAAGGATCAAGTCTGAATGAGCATCACCTCCAAGGTTGCTCGCAATTGCTCCCGGTACTAGACGTCTCCGTGAAGGAATCACTACCAAACAGAGCTGTTTCCGGACATTCCTGGGCTCTTGAGAAAGCTAGACTACTGCCGTCATGCTCCTCCTGGTACGAAGTCCAACCGAGCACATCTCAAGAGTGCCCTTGCGCCCCAAACTACCCCAAACTGATTTGGAGCGTCGACGAGAATGGTGTCGCGTCTGCACACGAGGACCGACAGGCCGCAGCCACATTTGAGCGTATGCTGAAAATGCGACCTAAGATCTTCCAAATCAATGACTTTAGCGACTCGAATCAGACACGTATCCAGATTGGCGTTCATGTCATGTCATTAATCCATCGCGCACAAGGGAGACTGTCCGGCCATTCGTCAGTAAAAACTGCATGGAGGTTGCTGACCGACCATTTCCAACTTCCGTCTCAGCCCTTTCCTAGATTCCGTCTTGGAAGTAACGCAAATGATGTGCCGCAAGCTGATCAAGTTGCAGCGGTACCCAGATACTTGTTTGATGAGCAGATCAGGGCTGTGGTGTGGATGAAAACCCAAGAATTGGGTGTAAAGATGACGATCTCTGAAACAGAAGAGTCAATCCACTCCGGTGTAGGCTGGAGGGTAGAGGCTCGAGCGGAAACAGAGTTGTGCGTTCGCGGAGGCGTGCTTGCGGACCAACCCTCGTTCGGCAAGACCGTCACGAGTATAGCGCTCATACAGAGTGAGTTTGATCAGTACACACCAGAAGATTTGATTGAGATCAACAAACCACTGGCTGCAAATCTTCCTGTACGTTTGGAATCAGCCGCAACACTGGTCGTCTGCCCGCCACACATCGCTTTACAATGGAAAACCGAACTCAAGAAATTCTTGGGCGAAGACCAATTCCAGCTGTACAATGTTTTGGTAGTCCAGAATTTCGCCCAATTGACGAAGCTCACCACGAACAATCTACGGCAGAGTAGGGTCATTGTAGTGTCCTGGAGTTTGTTCTTCGAGAAGGAATACGTTTCAGAGTTGGCGGACTTTGCAGCGATGCCTGAGCCCACGCTGGTCAGCCGTCGAGCATTCGACGCCTGGATGACCAGGGCCGGTAATGAGATTCCAGCCCAGTTGGATACATACCTAACTCATAACAGATATAAAGACTTCCAGACGCTCACCCAGAATCGTATCGAATCGCTACTGCAGCTTCCTGAATTCAAAGCCTCGATACCCATAAGGATCCAGCATGGCAGCGCGTACGAGTCATATGGTACTACAGAGCCGGTCAAAGAAGCAAAAAAGGCGGCAAAACCGAAACGCGAGGCGGCCACCAAATCGGAATCCAGTACTCGGACTGATGTAGTACCTCTTCTCCATCTCTTCAGATTCAACCGAGTGGTCATCGACGAATATCATTATCTCAATGATGATGAAAAGGTTGAAACCAGTATCAAGATGACTGCTATAAAGGCGATTCAATCCCATAAGCGCTGGATTCTGTCCGGAACTCCCGCCCTGGGGGGCTTCTCGGATGTGAATCACATTGCATCGTTCCTGGGTATCAGGCTCGGTCGATATGTTCGTGGTGACGGCAAATTTACCGTAGAGAAGACGGCCGCGAAACTTGATCAAACAGATGTCGAAGGTTTCCTATCTCAGACAGAAAGCATGTCACGTCAATGGCATGAAGAACGACACGTGCGAGCGCAGGAGTTTCTCGACAAGTTTGCCAGGCAAAATGAAGCCGCGCTACAGAATATTGCGTGCAAGGAGAGGCTAGTTCCCGTTGAACTGGACGCTGCACATATTGCCGTGTATATGGAGCTTTCGCAACACTTGGTTCCACAGAGACTGCAAATCAGGAAACTAGACAAGTCCAGCTCGGATAGGAACGACAGGTTGAGAGATAGCTTGGAGAACTCTTCGACGCCGAAGGAGGCGCTCCTGAAGGCTGCATTGCTATACGAGACGGCAGAAGACGGCAGATCTGGACTCGATCTTCTCACTCATAAACGATCGGAAGAACTCAAGAGTACGAGAGCTGACTTGCTAAGTCGCCTGGTGAGCTTTGAGCAGTTGGTGGCTAAGAAGAATTTCCGACGTGGAACACAAGCGACAGGCAAAGCTGAGATTGTTAAACTCTACGCTCTTTTCGAGGACCAGATCGCACAAGACGACTACATTGGAGACGAAGAAGCTAAAAAGAGTATCCGCGACCTACTTGTCGAAGCAAAGAAAGCGAGGAAAGAGCCGAATCGCAGCTTCTCAGAGCTGAAGGGTAAGACCGACAAAGCATGGCTACAGACGGTCAAGCATCATATGTCGCAACTTAACGGACTGTGTGATGAATTGATCCATCGAACGAGATCAAAACGCTTTGTTGCAACCATCCAGGATCACCTACAACCTGTAATACCGACCAGTTCGCACAGCTGCAGTTCGCAGAGCTGCAACGGCGTCACTGATGTAGCCAAGCTCTTCTTAGTCTCTCACTGCGGCCACACTGCATGTCAGAGCTGTCTTGAAGCACGAAGTGACGATGAGACTTGCGTTCACCCTGGTTGCAAGGCACGTCTAGGCGACGGCGAGCTGATTCCAATGGCCAACTTGGGATCGAAAGAGAGCCATGATCCTGACCAGATTTTCGGTAAAAAGCTACACGCCATCGTACAACTCATTTCCGAGATGCCACCAGCAGATCAAGGAATCATCTTCGCGCCAAACGATGATCTAATGAGCGTCATTGAGCGTGTATTGGACCACTACAAAATCCGCTACGCCACAATCCGTCAAACACGTATCGCGCAGGTGATTGAAGAATTCAAGACGAACAAGAAGCCAGCGACTATGAAGAAGCTGCTCATCCTCAACCTGGGGAATCCATCGGCTGCTGGCATCAACCTCATCAACGCAAACCATGTCTTCTTCGTGTCTCCTCTCCACGCAGACGACCAGTACAAGTACGACTCCGCAATGGCACAGGCTATTGCCCGCAGTCGTCGCCACGGCCAAGGGAAGACGGTACACATTTACCACGTGGTCGCGCTGCGCACGATTGATGTCGACATACTTGAGCACCGCCACAAGCGCACCGAAGCAATGGTCTCAACGCAATCGGAGCCCAATGGCATGTGGCCCCTGCCATGcaagaagaaagaaaagacGGTGCTTGTCAGGAATAGGACGGGTGAGATGATGTTGTTGCCGAGCTCTTGGCTTGAAGATGGACAGAATCGGGATCTCATTGACGTTGATGTTTCGCCCGAGCGCTTTACGTCTCCGATCAAGCTGTCCGGAACATTCGACGAGGAGGAGTTGGAGGAGAATGAATGA